The Leadbetterella byssophila DSM 17132 DNA window CAATCAAGGCGACTGGATAGGCTCAGGTGGTCTTTGGCACGTTCAAAAAGGCAAGTTCTACGGAAACCCTGCTAGCTTGCGCTGGAAAGAAGTACAGGATCTGGTAGGATTCACAGAAGATGAATTCTATAAAGAAAGAGATGTAAGAAGAGAAAGAGATGCTTCCGGAAACATCCTCAAACCAGAAAACAAAGTAGAGGAAGTACCTCAAACCTTTTACGAACTTAAATCCAAGTTCCCTAATGTCCAGCCTCCGGCCGTGTGGTTACCTCACGGAATCCTAGGCATTTCAAACTCTGAAATCCTGGTAGACCATACAGGTGGAGATTTCGGACCGTTTAGTGGACAGGTGTTTGTAGGAGATCAAGGCCAATCCAAGATCATGCGCGTATTCCTGGAAAAAGTGAATGGAGAATATCAAGGGGCAGCCTGGGATTTCCGTTCCGGCTTCCAAAGTGGTGTCCTTAGAATGACCTTTGCTCCGGATGGATCCATGTTTGTGGGAGAAACAAACAGAGGATGGGGCTCTGCCGGTGATGCAGCTCAAGGCTTCCAAAGGCTCATTTGGAACGGTAAAATACCTTTCGAAATGCTGACCTGTAAAGCTATGCCGGATGGATTTGAGATAGAGTTTACTATGCCCATAGATCAAAAGTCGGCTGAAAACCTAAACTCCTATTCCGTAAGATCCTTCATTTACAAGCATCATCCTGTATATGGCTCCCCTCAGATTCACGATAAAAACCTAAAGGTGAAAGGAGTTAAATTGAGCGCTGATAGGAAGAAACTACGTATAGTGATAGATGGCCTAAGACCTTATTTCATACACGAGCTCAATCTAGAAGGTATCAGAGCAGAGCAAAATGCCTGGTCTTTGGTACATCCTACAGTATATTATACCTTGAACCATATTCCTGATGGTCAAAAATTAAGCGCTACGGAAATCAAGGGTACAGCGGTAGCCAGTAAGACTCCTGCTCCCGCCAAAACCACCCCGACTACCGTATCGCCTGATGGCAAGAACCAACCTGCAGTTGCCAAACAGCCCGCAGCTCCTACCTTTGCCAGCGTGAAACCTTTGCTACAAAAACATACCTGTCTCTCCTGCCATGATCCGGAGAAGAAAATGATAGGGCCTTCTTTTAAGGAGATAGCAAAGAGAAAGTATACCAATGCTAAGATGATCTCACTGATCAAGAGTCCTAAAGCGGAGAACTGGCCGGACTACCCAGCCCCTATGCCGCCTATGTCTCATGTGCCGCAAGGAGATTTGGAAAAGATCGCGACTTACATCAATTCATTGAAATAATGCAGCTTCTGCCCTGAATTCTCAGGGCAGAAATTGTTTTATATAGTTTCTAGCCGTCCTAATTCCGGCCTCCACATCTTCCGGAGAACCTTCATATGCCCGGTCTTCTACCTCTATCACTAAAGGTCCCCTATATCTGATATCGCCCAATGCACTGAAGAAGGCATTCCAGCGGACATCTCCAAATCCGGGTAGTTTTGGGGAATGATATTCCGAAGGAAGGGCAAACATGCCCACTCTATCTAACTTTTCTTGATCAAATTTGATATCCTTTAAATGGATATGGTGCAGCCTGTCTTTGTATTGATACAAAGGCTTAATCTCATCCATTCGTTGCAAAACGGGATGAGAAGGGTCATAATTCAAACCAAATAAAGGAGTAGGAAAAACCTTAAACATATGATCCCAAACTGCCGGAGACACTGCTAGATTCTTTCCTCCCGGCCACTCGTCTAAGGTATAGAGCATAGGGCAGTTTTCTATTCCTATTTTCACTTGCTCCTGTTCTGCTACATCCAGGATAGGCTTCCAAAGTTTTTCAAACAAAGCCAGATTATCCGGCATGTTCAAATGAGGATTCCTACCTATAAAGGTATTCACTACAGGGATATTCAATTTATTCGCCGCACGAATGATCTTCTTGATATGCTCAATATAGAACTCTGATTTTTCTTTATCCGGATCCAAAGGATTGGGATAGTAACCCAGACCGGAAATCCTCACTCCATATTTCTCTTGGAGTTCTCCAGCATGACCCAAAGCGGGATCATCCACATCGATATGACAAACTCCCGCATACCTGCGCTTATCTGCACTGTTACCCGGCCAGCACATGATCTCCACACATTCAAACTGATTTTCAGAAGCAAACTTTAACACCTGCTCGAGGGAATAATTCGGCAGGATAGCAGATACAAATCCCAGTGAATACATATGTTTTTTATTTTATTAGTGCCAAAAAGCTTTGATAAGCTCTACCTGAATCTAAGGATTCCCTGGCCTGCCCCACTCCTTCTTCCAAGGATATTCCCTTATACGTACTGATGGCCAAACCGGCATTTGCCAAGACCGCAGAGGTCTGAGCTTCCGTACCCTTCCCTTGCAAGATTCCAATAAGAATATTCGCCGAATCCTCTAGCGTATTTCCACCTCCTAAATCCTCCGCCTGAACTTCGGGCAGCCCCAAATGGGCGGGGTGATAGATCTCATCTGCCGACTGGTTCCAAAGTCTAAATCCACCTGTCAAAGATACTTCATCATATCCATCAAGTGCGTGAATGACCGCATATCTACCCTCCTGAGAGCTGAATAGCTCCTTATAAAGCTCAAAGGTTTTAAGGTCTGAAACTCCGGTCAACTGGCACTGCACCTTTGCAGGATTCATCAAGGGCCCTAAGATATTGAAGAAGGTCTTGACACCCAAATCCTTACGAACCGGAGCGATGTATCGCATAGCCGGATGAAAAAGCGGCGCATGCATATAGCATATTCCCGCCTCGTCTAATTTCCTTTTGAGATGATCCGGGTCATTGGTAAACTTTACACCCAGATGCTCTAAGACAGTACTGCTACCCACGGCAGAACTAACTCCATGATTTCCGTGCTTAGCTATTCTCACTCCTGCACCGGCAGCTATGAAGGCAGAAGTTGTAGAAATATTGAAAGTATCTTTCCCGTCACCTCCCGTACCACACACGTCCATAGCATCCTCTAGATGGAGATCCACCGCGAGGTTTAGCATGCCTTGTCGGAAACCGCGCAGCTCTACAGCGGTGATCCCTTTTTGCTGAATACCCATCAAAAAGGCTGCTGCCTGCGCCGTCCCTGCATTACCCGTGGCTATCATAGTCAAAGCCTCTAGAGCTTCTTCAAAGGTTAGGGTTCCTCCCTGAATGAGGGTGTTCAGATATCTCTTCATAGCGTCAAAATACAAACTTACAGTAAATCACCCAAGCCCCCAACGGAAATTGTTATTTACCATCCATCCTTTAAATGGGACTTTGATAGAAAAGTTGATGAAAACCTAAATAAAAGAAAGTAGATTTGAAAAATGAACAATTGGGCAGTATGACCATTATTGAAACCAAAGACATCACGAAGAGATATATCATGGGAGCAGAAGTAGTAGATGCCCTAAAAGGAGTATCTATTACGATCAAAAAAGGAGAATACGTGGCCTTCATGGGTCCATCCGGCTCCGGGAAATCTACTTTGATGAATATCATAGGGTGTTTAGACTCCCCTACCAGCGGAACCTACATTCTGAACCAAAAGGATGTGAGTGACATGAGCGAAAATGAATTAGCTGAAGTGAGAAACAAGGAGATCGGATTCGTATTCCAGACCTTTAACCTTTTGCCTCGCCAATCCTCCCTGGAAAATGTGGCGCTACCCTTGATCTATGCGGGATATAACAAGGCGGATCGCTCAGAAAAAGCACAGAAAGTGCTGGAAAGTGTGGGCCTAGGTACCAGAAGCAATCATAAACCCAATGAACTTTCCGGTGGCCAGCGTCAGAGGGTAGCCGTAGCACGCGCACTGGTGAATGATCCTTCTATCCTTTTGGCCGATGAACCTACAGGTAACCTAGATACCCGTACGTCTTATGAGATCATGCAGCTATTTGCCGAGATTCATTCAAAAGGAAATACCATCATCATGGTTACGCACGAAGAAGATATAGCCAGATATGCGCATAGGATCATCCGACTAAGAGACGGTCTCATTGAAACGGATGAAATCAATCCTAGTCCAACGGATCCCGTAGAAATGGCCAAGCAGCTAGCAGAGAAAAAATAATCTATAAAAACCTGCGTTATTCTATTTATAGACCGTGTATATTCGGTCCATTATAATCAATCAACGTTATGAAAAAACTACTGGTTTTATTTTTAGCTATGTTTGCTACTGCGGCTTTTGCTCAGGAAAGAAAAGCTCCACAAAGCCCTACCATTACTTCTGAAAGTGCTAACATCACTGTAAAGTATGGACAGCCTTCTAAACGTGGTCGCGTCATCTTTGGAGGACTAGAACAGTACGGAAAAGTTTGGAGAACAGGTGCTAATGCAGCTACAGAAATCACTTTTAAGAAAGATGTAAACTTCGGAGGAAAACCTGTTAAGGCGGGAACCTATACCTTGTTCAGTATTCCGGAAGAAAAGGAATGGACGGTGATCTTAAACTCTGAACTTAAACAATTCGGAGCCTTTGGTTACGAAAAAATCAAAGACAAAAACGTAGCAGAAGTGAAAGTGCCTGTAAAGAAACTATCTACTCCTGAAGAGAAACTGATCATCAAGAGCAACGACGATAAAGAACTTATCATTTCCTGGGACGATGTACTCGTAAGTGTTCCCCTAAAATGGTAAGAACAAAAGATGAAGCGGATACCTCCCTTCATCTTTTTTTTGAACCTCTAAGTTCTTTATGCAGAAATCATTATATTTGCAGACTTTTTTATAATTAACCTATATATGAAAAAATTTGTTGCTCTTTTCTTAGGCCTAGGATTGGCTTTTACGGCATGCGAAAAAAAAGGAGGTAGTACCAGTAACGCGGGTCAGCCTGCAGGTAGAATTGTGTATGTAAATACAGATACCTTATTGAACAACTACGAATACTACAAGGATGTCGTTAAAGAATTTGAGAACAAAAGCTTTGCCTTGGAAAACGAGTTACAACGTAAGGCTCAGTCTTTCCAAAACGAGGTAGCTTTATTCCAAAGAAGAGTTCAAGCCGGTGGTCTTTCTGAACAGCAAGCACTTACTCAACAGGCAGCACTTCAGAAGAAAGAGCAAGACATCATGCTGTACAGAGAAAATGCCGCTGGCAACTTACAGCAAGAGCAAGCTAAAAAGACAGATGAATTATTGAACAATATTCACGAGTACCTAAAAAACTACAACAAATCTGATCGCTATGACATGGTTATCGGCTACTCCAAAGGTGGTGGTGTACTATACGCGAAAGAAGATTTAGACATTACGCAGGAAGTACTTAAAGGTTTGAACGAAGAGTACAAATCTAAAGTGAAAAAGACCAGCACTCCAGCTGACTCTACTGCAAAGAAATAATTTTTAGAGATTATGTTTACGGAGGTGCATACACTGTGTGCATCTCTTTTTTTTTATGAAAAATCTATTCGCTTTCATCCTATTCCTCCTACCGGTCACTGCTGACATTAGACCCGTACTAAGGGTAGTTGACGGAGATACCATTTGGGTTAGTCCACCGGAAGAAAAGATCCGACTGATAGGAATAGATGCTCCAGAAACCAGAAATACAGGAAAGAAACAGATAGGCTACTACGGCAAAGAAGCCAGCGATTATCTTAAGGCTAGATTGAAAGGCAAGAAAGTCCGCTTAGAATACGATGTGCAACGCTACGACGTCTATCGCCGTACCTTAGCCTACGTCTATCTGGAAGACGGCACCATGATCAATGCGGAGCTGGTGCGATTAGGATATGCTACCGTCATGACCGTAGCTCCTAACGTAAAATATGCAGACAAATTCATCCTCCTACAGCAAGAAGCCCGTAAGAATAAGAGAGGTCTGTGGGCGGTTTCGCCGTACTAAAGTTCATTTAAATAGGGCTTGAAGATAGGACTGAGAGAAGCATAAGGCTTCCTATACCCTGTTGCGGCTAAAAATGCTCTTCATGCCCAAAATTATACTCATCACTTAGGAGAAAATAGGCTAGTTCATCAAAAGCAGACAGAAGGCGACTCCCACCACCCTATAACTATCAGAAAATTAGTCAAAACTACAAGTTTAAGAATGTCAGCTTGATGTACTTGCTGAAATGGTATTTCCCCTCATATCTTCCTCTTCAATTCGAAATGCGTACCTAGATACACCCTTCGAACCTGTTCGTCAGCTGCCAATTCCTCAGCTGTACCTTGTTTCAATATCTTCCCTTCAAACAACAGGTAGGCTCTATCCGTGATAGACAGGGTCTCATTTACATTATGGTCAGTGATCAAGATGCCTATGTTTCTATGCTTCAGTTTCGCTACTATACCCTGAATCTCCTCCACAGCAATAGGGTCAACCCCTGCAAATGGCTCATCCAATAGGATAAACTTAGGATCCACAGCTAAAGCTCGAGCAATCTCCGTCCTCCTTCTTTCACCACCGGAAAGCACCATCCCTTTGTTCTTTCTTACATGGGTCAAAGAAAACTCTTCCAATAACTCTTCCATCTTTTCCCTCCGCTGAGCCTGCGTCATCTCAGGCTTTGCCAGCTCCATCACGCCTATGATATTGTCCTGAACGCTGAGATCTCTAAAGACAGAAGCTTCCTGGGCTAAATATCCTACACCAAGTTTCGCCCTCTTGTACATAGGCAACTTAGTAATATCAATATCATCTAACCAGATCTTTCCGGAATTAGGTTTCACTAAACCTACAGCCATATAGAAGGAAGTGGTCTTACCGGCACCATTCGGGCCTAATAGTCCTACAATCTCCCCCTGCTCCACCTGATAACTCACGTGGTCATTTACCAGTCTTTGGCCGTATTTCTTAACTAAATCCTCAGTTCTTAATACCATGTTACAAATGTATTGAATTCCTCTGACACCTAGGCCAATTTTATGTCGCGGATGAACAACTGCTGAGTAGTATTTCCCCTGAAATGATTTTCTTCCAGAGAGTACGCCATAGAGAAAGGCCTACCGCTTGCTAGCTCCCTATAGAATTCTGGTGCCAGCCCAAAGCCTATGGCCGGAAAACTAAAGCCATCTTGTACTACTTCTAACTTTAAATGCTTTTCTTTTAGCACTTGCGCAGTCCGGGCTCTTAAGTTGTGAGAAACAAAGATGGGTTGCATATTTTCAGGGCCAAAAGGAGACATCTGTTTCATCACCTTATGAAACTTTGGCGTCAACTCTGATAAATGAACTTCTAAATCCACCGTGATCACAGGAATGCGCTGCTCTTCCAGTAATCGTGCTTTGACCTCTCCGTCAAATGCCTTCCGAAAGTCTTCAATCTTATCTATAGAGATGGTCATACCCGCAGCGTGCATGTGCCCCCCAAATTGAATCAAATGCTCTGAGCATGCCTCAATAGCACCGTATAGATCAAAGCCTGCTACGGAGCGTGCAGACCCTGCCGCATAATCTTCTCCTGCTTTAGTGAATATGATGGTAGGACGATAGAAGTTTTCTATGCATCGGGATGCCACTATGCCAATCACCCCCTTGTGCCAGTCCTCTTTGTATAAAACCGTAGACCAAGCTTCCTCATATAGCCAAGGATCCCTCTTGATCAAGTCCAAAGCTTCTTCCGTGATACGGGCGTCTAATCCCTTACGTTCCGTATTGTGCTTTTGGATGGCGTAAGCTAGCTCCATGGCTTCATCCTCATCCTCTGACAACAAGAGTTCAACCGCAGCACGAGCATGCCTAATCCTGCCCGCAGCATTGATCCTAGGCCCAATGGTAAATACCACTGATTCTATATTCATCTCCCCTTGAGTTCCGGCAACATTCATTAAAGCCTTTAAACTGATTCGGGGTGATGCGTTTAATTTTTGTAGTCCATAGAAAGCCAATATCCGGTTTTCTCCAGTAATGGGTACTATATCTGAGGCTATACTAACCATACATAGGTCCAAGTATTCCTCTAGTTCAGCCCACTCCCACCCTCTGGTTTGGCACAAGGCAGAAAGCAACTTAAATCCTACTCCATTACCTGTCAATTCCTTATAAGGGTAGATACAATCTTTACGTTTGGGATCTAAGACCGCTACTGCCTCAGGTAGTTCTTCACCTGGCTCATGATGATCACAGATGATAAAATCTATCCCCAAACTTCGGGCATAGGCTACCTTATCTGCAGATTTTATACCACAGTCTAAGCTGATGATCAGACTTACTCCCTGTTCCTTGGCATAATCTATCCCTTGCTTTGAGACACCGTAACCTTCCGTATACCTGTCCGGATTATAATAGAGAAGATTAACATGCTTCTTTTTTAAAAAGCCATACACCATGGCTACCGCTGTGGTGCCGTCTACATCGTAATCTCCATAGATCAGGATCTTCTCATCAGCATTTAACGCGGCGCTAACCCTATCTACAGCCTTGTCCATATCCCTCATGAGAAAAGGGTCATGAAGATCTTTTAGACTAGGACGAAAGAAATGCTTAGCCGCATCGAAAGTATAAATGCCTCTCTGCCATAGCAAGGTGGCCATGGCAGAAGAAACATTCAGTTGCTGCTGTAATTCAGCTACCTCCCCATCTTCAGGTAGAGGCTTATATGACCAATGCTTTTGCATTCCTTATTGCGCTCCAGATACCGTCACTTCCGGGGCAATCTTCTTCACCAATCCTTGTAACACTTTACCCGGACCACATTCCACAAATGTAGTAGCTCCATCAGCTACCATGTTTTGAACGGACTGCGTCCAGCGCACCGGAGCTGTCAACTGAGCAATCAAGTTCTCTTTAATCACCTCCACATCTGTTGATGGCTTAGCATTAACGTTCTGATAGATAGGACAGGTAGGAGTATTAAACTTCGTTTCCTTGATCGCTTGAGCTAACTCCTCTCTCGCTGGCTCCATTAATGGAGAATGGAATGCTCCACCCACCGCAAGTACTAAAGCCCTCTTAGCACCGGCTTCCTTCATCCTTTCCACAGCGATATTAATCCCTTCAACTGTACCCGAAATCACCAACTGTCCGGGACAGTTATAATTAGCAGCCACTACCACTTCTCCAGTCTCTTTAGAGATACCTTCAACAACTTCTTCTACTTTTTCGTCACTTAAGTTTAATACTGCAGCCATAGTGGAAGGTGTTAATTCACAAGCCTTTTGCATGGCTTCAGCACGCTTAGCTACCAGCCTTAAAGCATCTTCAAATGCCAATGCTCCTGCAGCTACTAGAGCAGAAAACTCCCCTAAGGAATGTCCAGCTACCATATCCGGATGAAAATCCTCAATAGTAGCCGCTTGAATCACTGAATGAAGAAATACAGCAGGCTGAGTAACGTTAGTTTGACGCAACTCTTCCTCAGTACCTTCAAACATGATACGAGTAATATCAAAACCTAAAATCTCATTTGCAGAATCAAATAACTCTTTAGCACGAGCAGAATTTTCATATAAATCCTTACCCATACCACTAAACTGAGCTCCCTGTCCCGGGAAAACATATGCCTTCATATAATCTGATTTTTGTGCAAAAATAAGGGAATTTTTCCGAACCACATGGAGAAGGAATTTTCACGAGATGAAAGGGCATATGAGAACTTTGGTCTATATTTGTTTACTATGAAACTCGAAGAAACCATAAGTTCTATCTTGCCGGCAAGTGATGCCGTGTTAGAAGCTATTGGACTTGAATTTCATTCTGTCACCCTCCCAAGGAACGAGCTCATCTTTCCCATGGGGTCTGTGGCTAAGCACATTTTCTACATAGAAAAAGGCTTAGCACGCATGTTTTATTATAACGACGCAGGAAAAGACATCACCTACGAATTCTTTCCAGAAGGGAATTTCGCCACTCCAAGCGAAAGCTTTTTGGAACAAAAACCCTCGCCCTATAGCATAGAATTACTAGAAGATTCAGATCTACGCTACGTTTCCCAAGACGGCCTCAACCGACTTTTAGATGATTTCCCCGAACTCGAAAAGATCAAAAGCCACATACTCGCACACTTCCTTTTTCAAGCTAACCGTAGAATTGTAGCCTTACAGTTCCAAAATGCCCCACAGCGATACGAAACCCTGGAAAACACCCAAGGTAATATTATTCAACGAGCGCCGCTAGGACATATCGCCTCCTACCTAGGCATAACCCAAGAAACTTTAAGTAGAATTCGAGGAAGAAAATAACGATTTTGATCTAGATCAAAAATCCTGAAGAGCGGAGTGCTGAACTTTGTGTTGTCATTCAAACGAATATCAACCATGCAAAAGACACTATTGCTCTTACTCATTGCAACCTTGCCTCTAAAAGCAGCAGATACCCCTCCTACTCTGAGGGAGCTATTGGAGCAAGCCTTGCAGAAAAACTACAAAACTCAAGTGGCTCAACAAAAAGTGAACATTAGCCACATTGAAAAACAACAGCTGAAAGATGCCTATCTACCTACAGCTGAGGTAAGTGGATCATACGGTTTCATGACCCAAAATGTCTCGATCAAATCAGATGCCACCACCATTTACCTGGAAGATGGAGCTCATCCCCTCCCTGGCCTTGACAATGGACTTACTACTAAAGGTAACCTAGCCAGAGCCACTTTGGACGTGAACGCCCTCCTTTATTCCGGTGGAAAGATTCCTGCCCTTAAAAAAGCCGTAGATCAAAAGATCTTAGCTCAGGAAGCCGCTGTAGAAAAGGAAAACCAACAAGTCATTGAAGAGGTGATCAAAGCGTATGACCAACTGGCCCTTTTGGATCAAGTAAAACAACTTTTAGACGAAAGTCAAAAACGCTTAGATGTTCACCAAAAAACAGCGGATAAAGCCTTGGAATATGGCCTTATCACTAAATATGAACACCAAAAATTACAATTGGCCCAAAGCCAATTAAAACATAAACAAGTGAACTACGAAGGGCAAAGATCCCTACTCTTGGAACAGTTGGCTATGCTAACCGGAGTAGAGAAAACCAAACTTTCAGAACTTCATCCTTCACTGGAAACTTTGGAAACTGCTTCTGCGCCTTTGTCTGTTGATAAAAGGCCTGAGTTGATCGCCTTAGATCATATCATCCAAGCGAATAAATTCAAAGTAGAAGCAGAAAAAACCTGGTGGAAACCCAAAGTGGCTGTCTCCGCTAGCGCAGGATATCTCAATCTATTCGATGCAACCATCAAAGGAAAAACAGCATTGCCTTACAATTTGGGATACAACACTCTGCATACAAATTCCCTTCAATTAGCTCCTGACATAAGAATAGGAATTGGCTTCAAATGGGAGATTTTTGACGGGTTTAAGGGGAAAAAGGAGATACAAAAAGCCAAAACAGAAACCTTGATTGCAGAGGCTGAAAAAGAAGAAGCAGAAGAACTGCTGAACTTGAACCTCCTGAAAAACCGTACCGAACTGACTACTGTTCAAGAAGAACTAGCACTAAAACAAACTCAAATGCTCCTTGCTAAAGATGCCTTAGATGTGGCTACCAAAGAGTTCAAAACCGGTTTGATCAAATCTTCTGAACTTATAGATGCAGAAAACGACTATCTAGCGGCTGCACTTGACTATCAAAAATCCTTGTTTAACCAAAGACGTACCGCCGTAGGTTTACTAAAAGCCAGTGGTTCTCTTCAAATTGATAAATTATGAAAAAGATACTTTTTGTAGCTACTTCTCTTTTCGTACTAAATAGCTGTACTGAGAAAAAAAATGATCCTATAGTAGAAGGCAAAGTGAAAAGAGATGTGATTGCCTTCGCTCCGAAAGTAACCGGAAGAATCTTAGAAATCCGTGTAGAAGAAGGTGACCAAGTGCATGTAGGGGATACCCTTGCAGTACTAGATGTACCGGAAGCAAAAGCCAAACTTTCCCAAGTTCAAGGTCTTTTGAAATCTGCAGAAGCCCAAAAAACCTTAGCCCAAAACGGTGCTACTCCAAACCAATTAAAGCAACTTCGAGCTAAGAAAGCCGGACTTCAAGAGCAGTTTAACTTTGCTGAAAAGTCTTTTAACAGAGCCAAAGCCATGGCCGCTGACAGCATGATGTCTGCCCAGGCTTTTGATGAAGTTCTAGCGAAGTATATGGGTGCTAAAGCCCAACTGGATGCCGTTAACGCCGAACTTACAGAAGCAGAAAACGGTATTCGTT harbors:
- a CDS encoding Crp/Fnr family transcriptional regulator; translation: MKLEETISSILPASDAVLEAIGLEFHSVTLPRNELIFPMGSVAKHIFYIEKGLARMFYYNDAGKDITYEFFPEGNFATPSESFLEQKPSPYSIELLEDSDLRYVSQDGLNRLLDDFPELEKIKSHILAHFLFQANRRIVALQFQNAPQRYETLENTQGNIIQRAPLGHIASYLGITQETLSRIRGRK
- a CDS encoding TolC family protein, whose product is MQKTLLLLLIATLPLKAADTPPTLRELLEQALQKNYKTQVAQQKVNISHIEKQQLKDAYLPTAEVSGSYGFMTQNVSIKSDATTIYLEDGAHPLPGLDNGLTTKGNLARATLDVNALLYSGGKIPALKKAVDQKILAQEAAVEKENQQVIEEVIKAYDQLALLDQVKQLLDESQKRLDVHQKTADKALEYGLITKYEHQKLQLAQSQLKHKQVNYEGQRSLLLEQLAMLTGVEKTKLSELHPSLETLETASAPLSVDKRPELIALDHIIQANKFKVEAEKTWWKPKVAVSASAGYLNLFDATIKGKTALPYNLGYNTLHTNSLQLAPDIRIGIGFKWEIFDGFKGKKEIQKAKTETLIAEAEKEEAEELLNLNLLKNRTELTTVQEELALKQTQMLLAKDALDVATKEFKTGLIKSSELIDAENDYLAAALDYQKSLFNQRRTAVGLLKASGSLQIDKL
- a CDS encoding HlyD family secretion protein, which codes for MKKILFVATSLFVLNSCTEKKNDPIVEGKVKRDVIAFAPKVTGRILEIRVEEGDQVHVGDTLAVLDVPEAKAKLSQVQGLLKSAEAQKTLAQNGATPNQLKQLRAKKAGLQEQFNFAEKSFNRAKAMAADSMMSAQAFDEVLAKYMGAKAQLDAVNAELTEAENGIRYETKLAAQGQADQAKGALQEVQIALSERYIIATSDMMIETISLHEGELATAGYPIFNGYIPNKVYFRFTLPEKAIAAYQTGQEVEIEMPFLKQNVKGKISTIKQLTRYANITAAYPDYQIEEAIYEIKVVPADLSHAGKWLTNATAVLK